A segment of the Elaeis guineensis isolate ETL-2024a chromosome 6, EG11, whole genome shotgun sequence genome:
AACAGTCCTCTATCTACAGCAAACCTTCGTTTACCATACCTGAAATTGATGATCCATTACAAGTGCCCTGTGAGTCCTCTCATTGTCACTGTGatttaaatttatcatatgaGCACCTGACCGAATCAACCAGTGCAGATATCCATTATTGCAATGGAAACAACTAAAGAAGATCATCCTGGCTCGATGTTTTCAACATTTCTAGATCTCAGTTTTGATCATATCCAACTTATAACCTCAATTCTGGTGATTCTGTAAAACCTCTCTACCTCTTCCTCTCATGAATCCTAATCCATTCAAAGACACTAACAATTTAGCATAACAAATTTGCCATGTACATCAGATCTCTCCTCTCATAAATGATCAACAACTCTCAGCAGGAGATAGCAACCATCCATCAAGCATCTATTGAtataccacaaaaaaaaaatcatcattacTAATCAGGATTACTTCACGTGCCCGTATAAAAATCATCATTAGTAATCAGGATTACTTCATGTGCCCATATTTTAATGCTCCATGACTCCATTCACCACagccacaattttttttttgcttttttcccCGATTAAAACATGACAACCAGGATTGGACTGCTGTGCTCAATACAAGTAGTTCATTGCTCCATCACTCCATTCAGCACAACCACCCAAGGATATTTATTGAGTGACATATAGGTTCATCTCCTCTTGCTtacaggtttttttttttttgttattaagaTCACATGCATCAAACATGCCACACCTTGGTCCCCAAGGCCTTGTGGCCAAAGTTAGCTACCCCACCCACCTCATTTGTAGCCTCCTCCGCTCTCTCTCCCCAATTTAACCTCTTTAAGGCTCTGTTGGGTTGGGTACTCTCATGCTTTGGTCAAAAAAGTAAGATTGCTACATTAATTTCCCATAGGCAGCATTTATTGGTAAAATAGGCAGAAACATTAACTAATCTAGGAGATGGATAAAGTGgccttatttttttctaaaatacttcCTTATGTTGATACACTAACAAATTCTAATCTCTCACTCgctctttttgtctttaacgAACCCTAACCTAGGTTGCATCATTGCAATCCTCAACCAATTTCTAGTTAAAAGATAGGCAAACTTCAGTGAGTCTTTCATATTTCTCATTTAAaatctccttctcttccttttaagccATGAGTttcacgtttttttttttttttagccgaTGATTATGGATGTTATTGACATATGTTTCTCAAGATGTATTTGAGCCAGAAGCATGAAAGGTATTATGGGAAAGATGAATAAATCTTAGCAATTTATATGGAAAGTTATAATGTAAAAGAACAGGGTAATAGATTTCGAAGTTGTTTTATCAAAGAATATAgacaaattatttttctatcaacatGTTATAACATGATAACAGAAAAATCCAAAGCTTTTTAGGTAAGTTTCGTGCGACGGCCCCTCTcccatcacacacacacacacacgcacaaaacaaaacaaaaaaaattaaaaaaaccaaGAATGAGCcgtaaaggaaggaaagaaagagaacGGTCATCCCTCTTTACAATGCCTTAAAAGAATAAAATGTACGGCAACCTGCTGCTACCATCAATTACTCAAACGCCAAATCATTTGAGAAAACAACAGCAAAAACTATGTTAAAATCCGCAAAAGAAACATAACATACACAGCATCGTCAAATTACACAACTTCCCTATAAATAATCTATGGTAATATTTTAAGTCGAGTGCCTCCGGCCGAATTCCAGCTGAAAGatgttattttatatattttataacccATACCTCACCaaatactttctctctcttcaggtgGTCGTTGGCTCGTCGCCACAACCACCACCCCGAATAGAAAAGAACGCGTTACGTTTACGTTATGCCCTCCTGTCCCGACCAAAACGGGTCCATCAGGCGCAAGTTAGACCAGGCATCGTACAAAGCCTCGTTCAATCACCATCCAGTGGTCCACCTCAACGCAGAGGAATAATTGCCACGAGATGGAGCAGGGTCCATCAGATCCACGGCTGCTACGTGTACAGCAGCCACCGGAATGAACTGACACCACCCAATCCCATCACATCCGCAGTCCGCACGAAATTTcccaaaaagaggaaaaaaaatcggAGCCCCAGATCCATTACAATTTACAACGGTTGtttgatttttcctttttttttttaaaaaaaaattaagatttcgACTCCACGAGTTATAaggaataaaattaataaaaagaaataaaggtTAATAAGGTAAAGAGGCCTCACTCAGATTGGAGGGCTGGGGGAGTTGGAGGGAGCGAGATCGACGGCGCGGGGATTTCGACGACGACGCAAAACCCGGACGGCGGCCGCGGAAGAGTCGGTGGAATTGGGATTGACGGGCCGAGATTTTGcggaggcggcggcggcggcggcttgAGCCGAAGGAGCCTCGCCGAGGGAGGTGGCCTCGTCATCGGCGACAGCTCGAGCCGGCGCCGACGCGACGTAGCTCCGCTGGGGGGACGAGCAGGGGTTGTCGTCGTCCTGCGGAGAGGTTGTTAAGGGATATCCCTAAACAGAAGGCTCGAACGAAGCAACGGATTATTTAGTTCCAAAATTTTCTCCAAATTAAGATATTTTCGTTtcgactttttttttaaaaaaaaagaaaaactttattTGATAGATCGAAAGGAAATAGAAAGGAGATGAACATTGACAGCTatggttggatttttttttgtgattttcgAAATAATGTAATTTCAGGAAAAACGAAAAATGAAACTAAAGAAAAATTCAAGGGAAAAAACACGATTTAGCCACATTCTTGTGAATTTCTAAAAGATCTATCAAACAAGTTATGGAACAAGAAATGATTCCAATTACCGTAtgtaaaaatcttagaaaaatcgaAGAAAcggtttttcttctttttctaatcGATTCAagcgaaaagaaagaaaataaaaaagaaggggGTTAGAGAAGAGAGAGCCAAGGTACCCAGGAGGCGAGATCCGCGTTCTCCCGGCTCCGCTTCAAGAACCCATTGTAGATCCGGCCAGACGACTCCTCGCTGCTGGAGGAGCTCGCCACCGGGGGCGGCGTCAGCGATAATGGCACCACCTGGTTATCcccgtcctcctcctcctcctcctcctcctcatccccttcgtcttctccttctccctcttcccctccgtCGTCTTCCTCCATCTGATCGTCTCCTTCGTCCTCCTCCGCCTCCTCATCTTTTCCCTCCCCGTTCTCATCATCATCCGCCACGTCTTCTCGCCGTCGCTTGCCTTGGAGGCAGCAGCGCTCGCAGACGGAGACGGTGGGACCGAACCTGACTCCGGAGGCCCTCCATGGCGTGGGGGCCTGGCAGCCCCGGCAAAGGAGGCAGCGGGAGTGGCGGGCCACCAGGAAGTTGGCGCCGTGTACCTTGGCGTCGCACTCCCAGCACAGGCTCGCCTGGTCCGACTCGCAGTATATCCGAGCCGCCCTCTCGCACAGCTCGCACCCCttcatctccctctctctctctctctccccccttcccTCCCTCACCCCccacctctttctctctttctgatGGATGGCTTTTGATGAAATCTTCCTGATGGGTAGTTGGATTGATAGATCTCTCTCTGGTGTTTTCTTGTCCTCCAAATCCCAAATCCTCCACCCGGATTGGTAAAGAATGGTAAAAGACCACGAAATCCGAGCAACCTGTTTGGGCTTATAGCGTCCCCTCACGCTCCCTTCCCTTTCTTCAAAGGTACAAACTTGCCCCTGTGACTGTCGGATCGGATCACTCGCAGTGCACACACCTCTATCAATAGCAAAGTGGTATAGTATGATGACGTTGTTATAGCTCATATGTTTACCGGATTcacgagtttttttttttcccaacacAACAACATGTTTTGTTAGAAGCATGCATCATCCGGCATCCAGACtaccatgaaaaaatatttttatataaatattagtgCAGTCAATGACTCAGATGATCGATCTATACGTCtatcttaataaaatattatccatTTTAACTTCTGATATATCAATATGCCAtctcaaatctcataattttGTCCTGGATAAAAGATATATCGTTGGTGGAGAGAAGATCTTGATGCTATGTAAGCCAATATCTTTCTTAACTTATGATATTGGATCAGATGCCAGCGCACCCCTCGGAGATCTCATTCCGTCGTCCAACGATTGTCGTATTCTTCTTTGGCTCCAGTTCAACGATTTAAACCAGATTAACTCTCCAACGATAACAAATTAGTACTAGAGATAGAATCATCTCCTACGTATATTCATGTACAGAGTCTCTTTTGACTAGAGGGCTATTGTTATGGAAGAACAGTATTTTTAGTCTCACATCGATTATCAGTCAAGAGAGATTCTAATTTATATAGGATCGAAGTCTTCTTCTCTTAACAAGACAGCTTCTATATTGGACAAAACTGTGAAATCCAAGACGATATATTGACATGTTAGAGACTAAAGTGGACAATAATATCTCATCAAGATGGATACAGCGGCCGATCAATCCGAATCATTCGAACCTCTGATCACAACAATTATAATCTTATACTATTGTCATTAATTTATAGTATTTATGATAGCTAGATTGGTTTTTtcattgataaatattttttgataataaatGAAAATGTAAGTGGCATGAAATGGAAAAaacatctagagattttttaatgcAAAATTGGCATTTTAaaactaaaatatatcttaaaaaattaatttttattacttCAAAATAAGATTGCTTTTAGATTATAAATGTATGTTAgtaaaaataatgatataaaaatCCTatcattttctataatttattaaataaaattatactttttgtACTTATGTACTAAATAATAATAGTACacataaaatttcaaataataataaaatattcataCAAACGACATATTTATACTATTAATCAATGGCTATGGCTATACATGCTGTACATTTATAAAGAATCCAGTCACAGATAAAACAAAGAAACATACTTTtctaatttatataatataatatttagcaaaagtgtgaaaaataatattttaaatactaTTTTAAGATATAATATTTATTTCCACATCAAAAGCATTTTATACAGCAAATATGAAGTGGAAGATACACTGTCCGAACCTCCAACTTTTTTCATTGTACACGCAGGATAATAAGAGGGACAGCGTCACCGGAGGTGCTTCTTACTCGAACCAATGGTGAAGCGCAGGCTTGCGTGGAGGGCTAATTTGGTCATTAGGCCCTCTCATAGAAAAATGAGCTCTTCTCTGGGCCTTGGGTTTTGTTCCCCTCGCCGGAGCCAACAGCTACCCCCGTTATACTGCCACGTGGCATGCTCTCAGGCCCTGGCCCTCCCGCCTTCTGCGGTCACGCTCGCCTTGTTTCCCCCGGGATATTTTCGTCCGACACGACTGCGCTGACGTGTCACCCCGAGATTCCCTATGTCAGATGTGGCAACATCTCCACCACGCGCGAGGGGCCTCGACACGTGAGCCACACCTAGCCAGGCGTTACGGTGGGCCCCAGCAAGCGGCGAACTCGCCGGTGGAATATATCTATGTGaagtataaaataatttaaatattccaATAGATCAATATTTaagtaattttttgagaaaaaataaagaaaaatgtaGGGCGGAGGAGCGTCATGCCTCGTGGCGCGGCCTCGACCACGAGGCCCATCTGGGGCGCGGCAATGATCCGATTGGCGGCCCCACAGACGTGCGATGCCCACGTGAAGCCTCCGACGTGGAATCCAGAAGGGCCTGCTGCTTCCTTTCCACCTGGGTCCGGGTTTTCTTCCCGTGGATCCACCGACCTTCCGGTAAACCATTTGAATAGAGTTTCAAAGATTGGGCTTCCAGCGGTCTTTTTCTAGAACAAGAAGCGGTAGGGTACTCCCCAGTCCCCACTCGTTACTGTATCACGATCTCATCCCATCCCGGCCTCCGGGTAAAataatgaatttttttaaaaaaatttaaaatattattctcaatatattgatgtctaaaaaaataattttaatatatttaattgatcattgaaaaaaaacttatttgGGAGTGATTTATCTTTGatctaacatctattttttttaaaaaattataaaatttttattatatcattaatataagaaaaattttatactATTCTACATATTATCatgatttttaaataaaaaattataataattaatgaTATTTTGACTGCAGCTTATGGTGGAGGAGTGTTTAAAGCACTGTGATGGAAAGATATTCATTTTTGGCATAGATCTTTTGATgatttcaaaagattttttcaaaaaaaaagtctctaatttttattttatcgaaaagtcaaaaattcatatccgaaatagatatttttttctcatgaaaaatataaattatatatctataaaaatattttaatttcaatctctcttttttaaaaatttcaatgaaaaagaaaaaataattttctactttCCACTATATTTTCTTTCTCCACTTCTCGCTAACTAAACATGCCTTTAGTACAATTGAAGATCAAAATGAGAGAATGTCTTATGGAATCCAATTATCAAATCCTCCCCTCTCTAAAGAGGTGAAGTTGCATTATCCAAACTAAAATTTGGAGTAGTCTTTCTTGGAACTTCCAAATACGAAattttttactcagtttgagaTGATCCAATTAAAGCTACTTTATGATTAGTGTTTGGAAGAGTTTCCAAATACTAATTTTGAAACTCTTCGAAATTAGTATGTTCGTTATTGACTCTTTTTATAATTTCATCAATTTTGATGGTTTAAAATGTCCGTATAATGAAATCATTTAGAGGATTGTAATTCCAAAAAAGATGGAAATTTTTCTATGGCTAGCATTGAGAAATAAACCGCACACAGAAGTTCTCAAAAAAGAAGGGCCGGCATGCAAGCTCTAGCTATTTATTATGTGGATCTAAATTTGAGTGGATTGATTATTTGCTTATCAGATTGTTGTGGATCTCCATCTCGATCTCGACTGAATAAATCTTTGGTGCTGGTCGAATTACGGAAGATAGGTACTGGTCAAATCATGTACATACAATAGATCCGAAGGTTGCTGAACACACCCCATCGAGCTAGCAGTGGTTGTTCTCAGTCCTCGATCCTTATCGAGGATTTCACTTTGGCTCcagataatttatttttgatcgtcTATGTCTGAGCTACAGTCTCTCTTGATAGAGTCTGTCTCTCtcctaaattgaaaaagtctagaTAAAAAAGGATTGCTTCATGATTAAGTCTCCCAAAAAAAGAAACATGCGAAATCCGAAAAGCAATCACGACTCCAAAACATATATGACTCTGATTTCTCTCCTATAAATAAAGGGACATAAAGACCCTCAAAGTAAGTTCTCCGCTCTCACTCTCTCCTTCTCATTATTTTCCATCTACTGACTTGAGTATTGAGGGTCTACATCAGAGAACACCTCGGTAAGGACTTTTTGCAGGTATTCGGATAGAGCTCCAGCAATAGCGTCACTTCAGCCATCCTCACCTCAACTATCCGACCTCAGGTGCGAAGATTAGGAGCAACACTTGGTACTAGAAGAAGGGCCCTGACTAACTTCGGGGTTTTGTTCTGAGAGGAGAGAGTTCACCGCAAATCACCATGAAGACATAAAGGGGTGTATCAAATGCATCTCACCACTCTAATGGCAGGAAGGCTAACAATGTCCCATCGAAGAATGCACCGCCACCGTCGATCTAAGAGAATCCTCCATCCACTGCATCAATGATCTCTCAAGATCAATACAACAGTCTCGTCCAGTAGGTGCAAGCCCCTTCAGCCACGTTAAGGGGGATGCAGCAGAATATCGAGTCTCATCCCACTCCAGAGATTCCACAACCTGATCGGAGGATGCAGCAGAATATCGAGCCTCATCCCACTCCAGAGATTCCACAACCTGATCGAGGAAGGTCGGCTGACCGACCTCCCCATAGCCCAAGGGTGGATGCCAGCCATCTTAGTCGACCTAACAGTCTGATTCGATAGAGGCATAGACGATGGCCCACTCCAATTTTAAGAAGAGACTCAATATCGGGTCATCTTTCTCCTCGATATCCTCCAACTCGAGAGAATGATCTGGAAAGGAGGCTTTGGGAGATACAGCAATGGATCAACACGCTATAGGTACTACAATGGCAAGATgctgatttgaaattcaatataGACCATCGTTCACCTAGAAGATCATGAGTGAACCATTgtcatctcgattcaagatgccatagTTGGAGCCGTACGATGGAACTATCGATCTGGTAGATCACTTTGAAAATTTCAAATCTCTTATGCTCCTACAAGGAGCAACTAATGTGACCCTCTATCAAGCTTTTTCTTTGACCGTGAGGAAGCCTGTCCGCCACTGGTATTTGAGCCTATAACCAAACACTGTGGACTCCTTTCATCAGCTAAGCCGAATGTTCGTTGCATACTTTATCAGCAATTGTCGGTGGTGACGCAATTCAAACTTCCTCGTCAGTATAAAGCAGCAGGAGAACAAGCCACTTCAGGATTATATCAACCACTTAAATACTGTGATTTTAAAAGTGCAGAACTTGGATCAATCCATAGCAATGACCGCACTAAAGGCTGGATTTCTTTAAAATGACCTCCTCTTTTTACTCAACAAAAAATATCTGAAAGACTTCACCGAATGTTGGAGTGGACGGAGAGGTATGCTCAAGCAGAGGAAGCTTAGGATCAGCAAGGGGAGAACTACGGTGGTGGATTATGGTTGAATACTgaataagaaaagaagaaaaattattggCGAGTGCAACATCGATGCATTGAGCAAAGGCCTCATCACTCTCAGACTCCATCTCGAGGAAATCGAGCTCGACCTCCTACAAGACAATACCAATTTAGAGCCCCCCATGAAGATTTCACTACTTTACTCCATTGAACACCTTCTGAGCCTAGATACTAATGCACATAGAACACCAAAAAGAGCTCCCCTGATCGAGGAGGATGACTGCTCCGATGTGAGCAAAGAATCCAAGTAAGTATTGTAGGTATCACCAGAACCATGGGCATGATATGGAGGAATACTGGCAGCTCAGAGAAGAGATAGAAGCACTCATCCGATGGGGATGTCTTCGATGCTATATTGATGAATGGCAAATCCTGAAGAACCCATGCGGTGAGCTTTCACGACAAAAAGACCTCTATAGGAAGCAACCAATAGCAAAGGAGATCCGTACTATTTCTGGATGACAGCTCAGCCATGATACCTCCAAACCAAGATGAGCTAAAGAAAAAGAGCCAAAGAAGAGAAAGATCAGCGATGAAAGCACCTTCTCCAAAGCCGATCTGAAGGGAATAGAATGTCCACATGATGATCCCATAATGGTATCcttaaatatttcaaattatgATATACATCAGGTCTTGATTGATAATGGAAGTTTagtaaatattttgttttacagtATATTTATTTGAATGAACCTAAATTCTGAGCGACTGGTGAAGAGGAACTCATCTCT
Coding sequences within it:
- the LOC105046967 gene encoding uncharacterized protein; its protein translation is MKGCELCERAARIYCESDQASLCWECDAKVHGANFLVARHSRCLLCRGCQAPTPWRASGVRFGPTVSVCERCCLQGKRRREDVADDDENGEGKDEEAEEDEGDDQMEEDDGGEEGEGEDEGDEEEEEEEEDGDNQVVPLSLTPPPVASSSSSEESSGRIYNGFLKRSRENADLASWDDDNPCSSPQRSYVASAPARAVADDEATSLGEAPSAQAAAAAASAKSRPVNPNSTDSSAAAVRVLRRRRNPRAVDLAPSNSPSPPI